The following proteins come from a genomic window of Nocardiopsis sp. YSL2:
- a CDS encoding glycosyl hydrolase family 18 protein, which yields MHEHRRTPRRRGTVAALIGAGALLASALVAGAGQFAPSAAEIEPVADTASAQQSAPWLTGYWHNFDNGSNILTLAEVPSDYNLVAVSFADNHPSLDGGITFNLASAELGGYTDQAFRDDIAAVQAEGRKVILSVGGELGNVSVTNATQARNFADTAFALMQDYGFDGIDIDLEHGINAQYMSSALRDLSSRAGSDLILTMAPQTIDFQSPDREYPKLAREISDILTIVNMQYYNSGSMLGCDDQVYSQGTADFVAAQACIQLEMGLRPDQVGLGLPATPAAAGGGHMAPTEIVKALDCLEAGTNCGSFTPTTPYGPIGGVMTWSVNWDSTNGYAFAETISARLGSGPGQPTDEPTDPPTDEPTDPPADCDAPAWDSGSVYTNGDTVSHEGTVYRAKWWTRGEEPGTTGQWGVWETVGAC from the coding sequence ATGCACGAACACCGTCGCACCCCCCGCCGACGCGGTACCGTCGCCGCCCTGATCGGCGCGGGCGCCCTCCTGGCCTCCGCGCTGGTCGCCGGCGCCGGGCAGTTCGCCCCCTCCGCCGCCGAGATAGAGCCCGTGGCCGACACCGCAAGCGCCCAGCAGTCCGCCCCCTGGCTGACCGGCTACTGGCACAACTTCGACAACGGCTCCAACATCCTGACCCTGGCCGAGGTCCCCAGCGACTACAACCTGGTCGCGGTCTCCTTCGCCGACAACCATCCCTCGCTCGACGGCGGTATCACGTTCAACCTCGCCAGCGCCGAACTGGGCGGCTACACCGACCAGGCCTTCCGCGACGACATCGCGGCCGTACAGGCCGAGGGGCGCAAGGTCATCCTCTCGGTCGGCGGCGAACTCGGGAACGTGTCCGTCACCAACGCAACGCAGGCCCGGAACTTCGCCGACACCGCGTTCGCGCTGATGCAGGACTACGGCTTCGACGGCATCGACATCGACCTCGAACACGGCATCAACGCCCAGTACATGAGCAGCGCGCTGCGCGACCTGAGCTCCCGGGCGGGCTCCGACCTCATCCTGACGATGGCGCCGCAGACCATCGACTTCCAGAGCCCTGACCGCGAGTACCCCAAGCTCGCCAGGGAGATCTCCGACATCCTGACCATCGTCAACATGCAGTACTACAACTCCGGTTCGATGCTGGGCTGCGACGACCAGGTCTACAGCCAGGGCACCGCCGACTTCGTCGCCGCCCAGGCCTGCATCCAGTTGGAGATGGGCCTGCGACCGGACCAGGTCGGCCTGGGACTGCCCGCGACGCCCGCAGCCGCCGGCGGCGGTCACATGGCGCCGACCGAGATCGTCAAGGCGCTCGACTGCCTGGAGGCCGGGACCAACTGCGGCTCCTTCACGCCCACGACCCCCTACGGGCCCATCGGCGGCGTGATGACCTGGTCCGTGAACTGGGACTCCACCAACGGCTACGCGTTCGCCGAGACGATCTCCGCCCGTCTGGGCAGCGGCCCCGGCCAGCCCACGGACGAGCCGACCGACCCGCCCACCGACGAGCCGACCGACCCGCCCGCGGACTGCGACGCCCCCGCCTGGGACTCCGGCTCCGTCTACACCAACGGTGACACGGTCTCGCACGAGGGCACCGTGTACCGGGCCAAGTGGTGGACGCGGGGCGAGGAGCCCGGCACCACCGGCCAGTGGGGCGTCTGGGAGACCGTCGGCGCCTGCTGA
- a CDS encoding glycosyl hydrolase family 18 protein — MAASVLFAVPTAHAAPQAPVAAPAEAAAGTDCRPDGLHRTPGVDVPYCDVYDADGREILPNGLDRRVIGYFTSWRNGANGQPTYLVDDIPWDRISHINYAFGHVDGDNRLSVGPDGPDNPATGMTWDRPGLEPDPEFPYGGHFNQLNKFKKDHPGVRTLVAVGGWAETGGYFDPSGERVDSGGFYSMTTTSTGVNHEGIETFADSAVDFVREYGFDGLDIDYEYATSNNGAGSPDDYWISDERRGLLWEGYEELMRVLREKLDTASAEDGTYYQLTAAVPSSGWLLRGQEVHQVVRYLDFVNMMTYDLHGTWNHFVGHNGALYDSGLDPELSDVYGAYDGIGYLNADWAHHYFRGAMQAGRINLGLPFYTRGWKDVEGGENGLWGTAALPDQNQCQPGTGLTVPCGDGADGIDNLWHDSDPVTGGAIAAGANPIWHVLNLEDGVVGDYAADYGVTDELVGTYERHWDDTTKNEWWWNPATNTFLSGDADRTTAAKADYVAETGLGGVMIWEMAGDYAYDADAGQYVMGDTLITALHERLSDAGPYGAAKAETAAPAQVLDVDVDFGGFALGDNNYPITPDVTVTNNSAGDIPGGSTITFDYGTSAPGTMSDQSGMGLTHVQVGHDRGDNVGGLDGDFHRVELTVPSWQSIPAGGSLDFTLSYALPIAQPSNFRVGIGGTEYAITYDAPREGTLVDAPDSGPGDGGGGGDPADCDAPAWSSGTTYTQGDTVTHGGAAYRAKWWTQDEPGTTGEWGAWENLGAC; from the coding sequence GTGGCCGCGAGCGTCCTCTTCGCCGTCCCGACCGCGCACGCCGCCCCGCAGGCCCCTGTGGCCGCGCCCGCCGAGGCGGCGGCCGGGACCGACTGCCGCCCCGACGGCCTCCACCGGACCCCGGGCGTGGACGTCCCCTACTGCGACGTCTACGACGCCGACGGACGCGAGATCCTGCCCAACGGGCTCGACCGGCGGGTGATCGGCTACTTCACGAGCTGGCGCAACGGCGCCAACGGCCAGCCCACCTACCTCGTCGACGACATCCCCTGGGACCGCATCTCGCACATCAACTACGCCTTCGGACACGTCGACGGCGACAACCGGCTCTCGGTCGGCCCGGACGGCCCCGACAACCCGGCCACCGGGATGACCTGGGACCGCCCCGGCCTCGAACCGGACCCCGAGTTCCCCTACGGCGGCCACTTCAACCAGCTCAACAAGTTCAAGAAGGACCACCCCGGCGTCCGGACCCTGGTGGCCGTGGGCGGCTGGGCCGAGACGGGAGGCTACTTCGACCCGAGCGGCGAGCGGGTGGACTCCGGCGGCTTCTACTCGATGACCACCACGTCCACCGGTGTGAACCACGAGGGAATCGAGACCTTCGCCGACTCGGCCGTGGACTTCGTGCGCGAGTACGGGTTCGACGGCCTCGACATCGACTACGAGTACGCCACGTCCAACAACGGCGCCGGGAGCCCGGACGACTACTGGATCTCCGACGAGCGCCGGGGCCTGCTCTGGGAGGGCTACGAGGAGCTGATGCGCGTGCTGCGCGAGAAGCTCGACACGGCCTCCGCCGAGGACGGCACCTACTACCAGCTGACCGCGGCGGTCCCCTCCTCCGGCTGGCTGCTGCGCGGCCAGGAGGTCCACCAGGTCGTGCGGTACCTGGACTTCGTCAACATGATGACCTACGACCTGCACGGCACGTGGAACCACTTCGTGGGGCACAACGGCGCGCTCTACGACAGCGGCCTCGACCCCGAGCTGTCGGACGTCTACGGCGCCTACGACGGCATCGGCTACCTCAACGCCGACTGGGCCCACCACTACTTCCGCGGTGCGATGCAGGCCGGCCGGATCAACCTCGGGCTGCCCTTCTACACCCGGGGCTGGAAGGACGTCGAGGGAGGCGAGAACGGGCTGTGGGGCACCGCCGCGCTGCCCGACCAGAACCAGTGCCAGCCGGGCACGGGTCTCACGGTGCCCTGCGGTGACGGCGCGGACGGCATCGACAACCTCTGGCACGACAGCGACCCCGTGACCGGTGGCGCCATCGCGGCCGGCGCGAACCCGATCTGGCACGTGCTCAACCTGGAGGACGGTGTGGTCGGCGACTACGCGGCCGACTACGGGGTGACCGACGAACTGGTGGGCACCTACGAGCGCCACTGGGACGACACCACCAAGAACGAGTGGTGGTGGAACCCCGCGACGAACACGTTCCTGTCGGGCGACGCGGACCGGACCACCGCCGCCAAGGCCGACTACGTGGCCGAGACCGGGCTCGGCGGCGTCATGATCTGGGAGATGGCCGGCGACTACGCCTACGACGCCGACGCGGGCCAGTACGTGATGGGCGACACCCTGATCACCGCCCTCCACGAGCGGCTGAGCGACGCGGGCCCCTACGGGGCGGCCAAGGCCGAGACCGCCGCGCCCGCACAGGTGCTCGACGTGGACGTGGACTTCGGTGGATTCGCCCTGGGCGACAACAACTACCCGATCACTCCGGACGTGACGGTCACCAACAACTCGGCCGGGGACATCCCCGGGGGATCGACGATCACCTTCGACTACGGCACCTCGGCGCCCGGCACCATGAGCGACCAGTCCGGCATGGGCCTGACCCATGTGCAGGTGGGGCACGACCGGGGCGACAACGTGGGCGGCCTGGACGGCGACTTCCACCGGGTGGAGCTGACCGTCCCGAGCTGGCAGAGCATCCCCGCCGGGGGGTCGCTGGACTTCACCCTCAGTTACGCGCTGCCGATCGCGCAGCCCTCGAACTTCCGTGTCGGGATCGGCGGCACCGAGTACGCGATCACCTACGACGCCCCGCGCGAGGGCACTCTGGTCGACGCCCCCGACTCCGGCCCCGGGGACGGCGGCGGTGGCGGCGACCCCGCGGACTGCGACGCCCCGGCCTGGTCCTCGGGCACCACCTACACCCAGGGCGACACCGTGACACACGGCGGCGCGGCCTACCGGGCCAAGTGGTGGACGCAGGACGAGCCCGGCACCACCGGCGAGTGGGGCGCCTGGGAGAACCTGGGAGCCTGCTGA
- a CDS encoding bifunctional FO biosynthesis protein CofGH gives MSGANDPSPDSSPTASAMRRALARARDGKTLDVTEAEVLLHARGEDLETLLDHAGRVRDAGLEAAGRPGVITYSRKVFVPLTRLCRDRCHYCTFATVPGRLESPYMSPDEVLEVARRGAEMGCKEVLITLGDRPEDRWSQAAEWLDAHGYDDTLSYVRAMAIMVLEETGLLPHLNPGVLTWSDFQRLKPVSPSMGMMLETTSERLFTEKGQAHYGSPDKDPAVRLRALEDAGRSNVPFTTGILLGIGETVADRAESIFAIRGVARRYGGIQEVIVQNFRAKPGTAMMHRPDAEREGMAAAIAVTRLVMGPRAHIQAPPNLIGAEAGGVDEYALMLRAGIDDWGGVSPLTADHVNPERPWPQIDDLAERTAAQGFTLRERLTAYPEYVRAGEPWLDPRVAAHVAALADPETGLAVEDAPLVGRPWQEPEAVLVDSGRTDLHTGIDAEGRTGDRRGDFDAVYGDWDELRAGVDREGAVPRRFDPDIAAALRSAEADPAGLSEDEALALLHADGPELEALTGLADRVRSDVSGDDVTFVVTRNINFTNVCYTGCRFCAFAQRRTDADAYTLSLDQVADRAEEAWKAGATEVCMQGGIHPDLPGTAYFDIAGAVRERVPDMHVHAFSPMEVVNGASRTNLPIREWLTRAREAGLGSIPGTAAEILDDEVRWVLTKGKLPAREWIDVITAAHDLGIPTTSTMMYGHVDSPRHWVSHIKLLRSLQERSVERNGRRGFTEFVPLPFVHTNAPIYLAGLARTGPTVRENRAVHALARLLLHGHIDNIQCSWVKLAEDTCRQLLRGGVNDVGGTLMEETISRMAGSGQGSFKTITDIRALVEPTGRPLRQRTTLYGEVSEERRRVAEASDGVAASVLRPSLPLV, from the coding sequence ATGAGTGGTGCGAACGACCCGTCCCCCGACTCCTCCCCGACCGCGTCCGCGATGCGCAGGGCCCTCGCCCGCGCCCGGGACGGCAAGACCCTGGACGTCACCGAGGCCGAAGTGCTGCTGCACGCCCGGGGCGAGGACCTGGAGACACTCCTCGACCACGCCGGCCGCGTGCGCGACGCCGGACTGGAGGCCGCCGGCCGCCCCGGTGTCATCACCTACAGCCGCAAGGTGTTCGTCCCCTTGACCCGGCTCTGCCGCGACCGCTGCCACTACTGCACGTTCGCGACCGTGCCCGGCCGCCTCGAATCCCCCTACATGTCCCCGGACGAGGTCCTGGAGGTCGCGCGGCGGGGCGCCGAGATGGGCTGCAAGGAAGTCCTCATCACGCTCGGGGACCGCCCCGAGGACCGGTGGAGCCAGGCCGCCGAATGGCTGGACGCGCACGGCTACGACGACACCCTGTCCTACGTGCGGGCCATGGCGATCATGGTCCTGGAGGAGACCGGGCTCCTGCCGCACCTCAATCCGGGTGTGCTGACCTGGTCCGACTTCCAGCGGCTCAAGCCGGTCTCCCCGTCGATGGGCATGATGCTGGAGACCACCTCCGAGCGGCTGTTCACGGAGAAGGGCCAGGCCCACTACGGCAGCCCCGACAAGGACCCGGCCGTACGGCTGCGCGCCCTGGAGGACGCGGGCCGCTCCAACGTCCCGTTCACGACCGGCATCCTCCTGGGCATCGGCGAGACCGTCGCCGACCGGGCCGAGTCGATCTTCGCGATCCGGGGTGTCGCCCGCCGCTACGGCGGCATCCAGGAGGTCATCGTGCAGAACTTCCGGGCCAAGCCCGGGACCGCGATGATGCACCGCCCCGACGCCGAGCGCGAGGGGATGGCCGCCGCCATCGCCGTCACCCGCCTGGTGATGGGGCCCAGGGCCCACATCCAGGCTCCGCCCAACCTCATCGGAGCCGAGGCCGGCGGGGTGGACGAGTACGCGCTGATGCTCCGCGCGGGCATCGACGACTGGGGCGGGGTCTCCCCGCTGACCGCCGACCACGTCAACCCCGAGCGCCCCTGGCCGCAGATCGACGACCTGGCGGAGCGCACCGCGGCCCAGGGTTTCACCCTGCGCGAGCGGCTCACCGCCTACCCCGAGTACGTGCGGGCGGGCGAGCCGTGGCTGGACCCGCGCGTGGCCGCGCACGTGGCGGCCCTGGCCGATCCCGAGACCGGCCTCGCGGTGGAGGACGCGCCCCTGGTGGGGCGGCCCTGGCAGGAGCCCGAGGCGGTCCTGGTCGACTCCGGCCGCACCGACCTGCACACCGGTATCGACGCCGAGGGCCGCACCGGCGACCGGCGCGGTGACTTCGACGCCGTCTACGGCGACTGGGACGAGCTGCGGGCGGGCGTGGACCGCGAGGGCGCGGTGCCCCGCCGCTTCGACCCCGACATCGCGGCGGCCCTGCGCAGCGCCGAGGCCGACCCCGCGGGGCTGAGCGAGGACGAGGCCCTCGCGCTGCTGCACGCCGACGGCCCCGAACTGGAGGCCCTCACCGGGCTGGCCGACCGCGTGCGCTCCGACGTGTCCGGCGACGACGTCACGTTCGTGGTCACCAGGAACATCAACTTCACCAACGTCTGCTACACCGGCTGCCGGTTCTGCGCGTTCGCCCAGCGCCGCACGGACGCCGACGCCTACACCCTCTCGCTGGACCAGGTCGCCGACCGCGCCGAGGAGGCGTGGAAGGCGGGGGCCACCGAGGTGTGCATGCAGGGCGGCATCCACCCCGACCTGCCCGGGACGGCCTACTTCGACATCGCCGGGGCGGTCCGCGAGCGCGTGCCGGACATGCACGTCCACGCGTTCAGCCCGATGGAGGTCGTCAACGGCGCCTCACGGACCAACCTGCCGATCCGCGAGTGGCTGACCCGCGCCCGCGAGGCCGGTCTGGGCTCGATCCCGGGCACGGCCGCGGAGATCCTCGACGACGAGGTCCGGTGGGTGCTCACCAAGGGCAAGCTGCCCGCCCGTGAGTGGATCGACGTCATCACGGCCGCCCATGACCTGGGCATCCCCACGACGTCGACGATGATGTACGGGCACGTCGACTCGCCGCGGCACTGGGTGTCGCACATCAAACTGCTGCGCTCCCTGCAGGAGCGCTCGGTGGAGCGCAACGGGCGGCGGGGCTTCACCGAGTTCGTGCCGCTGCCGTTCGTGCACACCAACGCGCCGATCTACCTCGCGGGTCTGGCGCGTACGGGCCCGACGGTCCGGGAGAACCGGGCGGTGCACGCCCTGGCCCGGCTGCTGCTGCACGGGCACATCGACAACATCCAGTGCTCCTGGGTGAAGCTGGCCGAGGACACCTGCCGGCAGTTGCTGCGCGGCGGGGTCAACGACGTGGGCGGCACACTGATGGAGGAGACCATCAGCCGGATGGCCGGCTCGGGTCAGGGGTCGTTCAAGACGATCACCGACATCCGCGCCCTGGTCGAGCCGACGGGGCGCCCACTGCGCCAGCGCACGACCCTCTACGGCGAGGTGTCCGAGGAACGGCGCCGCGTGGCCGAGGCCAGTGACGGTGTCGCCGCCAGCGTGCTGCGTCCGTCCCTGCCCCTGGTCTGA
- a CDS encoding lysylphosphatidylglycerol synthase domain-containing protein, with protein sequence MLSRLRGNRWVRLALLVAVFACAGWALRAHWTQAREAVVALPLWALPAAVLAGMAGLTAQMLAWRSLLGGLGSPLPVRVAARIMFVGQLGKYLPGSVWAFVAQVELARDREVARARGAAATLLAVAVTVAVGLAVAATALPLVSGEAARRWWWVLAAAPVLLACLHPRVLGFGVRTAARPFTRFREVAEAGPPEVRGRSVAAAVGWTVLAWAPLGAHAWLLTWAVGGEPLASIGPAVGGYALAWTLGLLVVFAPAGLGVREAVLVVALAPVVDAGAALVVAVLSRLVMTVADIAWAGLSVLLSPAPAVPPPGGAPETARDLPRRPD encoded by the coding sequence GTGCTGAGTCGGCTTCGCGGTAACCGGTGGGTGCGTCTGGCGCTGCTCGTGGCGGTGTTCGCGTGCGCCGGGTGGGCGCTGCGCGCGCACTGGACGCAGGCGCGCGAGGCGGTGGTCGCCCTGCCCCTGTGGGCCCTGCCCGCGGCGGTCCTGGCCGGGATGGCGGGACTGACCGCCCAGATGCTCGCCTGGCGCTCGCTGCTGGGCGGGCTGGGCTCCCCGCTGCCGGTGCGGGTCGCGGCACGGATCATGTTCGTCGGCCAGCTCGGCAAGTACCTCCCGGGATCGGTGTGGGCGTTCGTCGCCCAGGTCGAACTGGCCCGTGACCGCGAGGTCGCGCGGGCGCGCGGTGCCGCCGCCACCCTGCTGGCCGTGGCCGTCACGGTCGCCGTGGGACTGGCCGTGGCCGCGACGGCCCTGCCCCTGGTGTCCGGTGAGGCCGCGCGCCGCTGGTGGTGGGTCCTGGCCGCCGCCCCGGTCCTGCTGGCGTGCCTGCACCCGCGCGTGCTGGGGTTCGGTGTCCGTACGGCGGCCCGGCCCTTCACGCGCTTCCGGGAGGTGGCCGAGGCGGGTCCGCCCGAGGTGCGCGGGCGTTCGGTGGCCGCCGCCGTGGGGTGGACCGTGCTGGCCTGGGCGCCGCTGGGCGCGCACGCGTGGCTGTTGACGTGGGCGGTGGGCGGGGAGCCACTCGCCTCCATCGGTCCGGCCGTGGGCGGGTACGCGCTGGCCTGGACGCTCGGGCTGCTGGTGGTGTTCGCTCCCGCCGGGCTGGGTGTGCGGGAGGCGGTGCTGGTCGTGGCGCTGGCCCCGGTGGTGGACGCGGGGGCGGCGCTCGTGGTCGCGGTGCTGTCGCGCCTGGTCATGACCGTGGCGGACATCGCCTGGGCCGGGCTGTCGGTGCTGCTGTCGCCGGCCCCGGCGGTGCCCCCGCCGGGCGGCGCCCCCGAGACCGCTCGGGACCTCCCCCGCCGACCCGACTAG
- a CDS encoding glycosyltransferase family 4 protein encodes MVGPAHPYKGGGARHTTELAHRLSALGHDVAIESWRAQYPAALYPGRQTIDEPEGTPHPGTRHGLAWYRPDGWWRTGRRLAREADLVVLTLFSPVQVPAYLAILAGVRSLDTGTQIVALCHNVLPHERRAVDVSLTRALLRRVDGVLTHSPEQAHLAEGLMGPERPRPVMAPLPPHLPDTGGPAQGPAGERRHLLFLGIVRPYKGVDLLLRALADGAPDDVTLTVAGEFWGGTDDLAALARELGVADRVRLRDGYVPASELPGLFASADAVVLPYRTATATQNVWLAHEHGVPVVATRAGTLADHVREGVDGLLCEPGDAADLARALSALYAPGEAERLRAGVRPVDPAPYWRAYADRLLKA; translated from the coding sequence CTGGTCGGCCCCGCCCACCCGTACAAGGGCGGCGGCGCCCGCCACACCACCGAGCTCGCCCACCGGCTCAGCGCCCTCGGCCACGACGTCGCCATCGAGTCCTGGCGGGCCCAGTACCCGGCGGCGCTCTACCCGGGCCGCCAGACCATCGACGAGCCGGAGGGCACACCCCACCCCGGGACCCGGCACGGCCTGGCCTGGTACCGCCCGGACGGCTGGTGGCGGACCGGCCGCCGCCTGGCCCGCGAGGCCGACCTGGTGGTGCTCACCCTCTTCTCCCCGGTGCAGGTGCCCGCCTACCTCGCCATCCTCGCCGGTGTGCGCTCGCTCGACACCGGGACGCAGATCGTCGCCCTGTGCCACAACGTGCTGCCGCACGAGCGCCGTGCCGTGGACGTCTCCCTGACCCGCGCGCTCCTGCGCCGCGTGGACGGCGTCCTCACGCACTCGCCGGAGCAGGCGCACCTGGCCGAGGGACTGATGGGCCCCGAACGGCCGCGCCCGGTCATGGCTCCGCTGCCCCCGCACCTGCCCGACACCGGCGGGCCCGCCCAGGGGCCCGCGGGCGAGCGGCGGCACCTGCTCTTCCTCGGTATCGTCCGCCCGTACAAGGGCGTGGACCTGCTGCTGCGGGCCCTCGCCGACGGCGCGCCCGACGACGTCACGCTCACCGTGGCGGGCGAGTTCTGGGGCGGCACCGACGACCTGGCGGCCCTGGCGCGCGAGCTCGGCGTCGCCGACCGCGTGCGGCTGCGCGACGGCTACGTGCCCGCCTCGGAGCTGCCCGGGCTGTTCGCGTCCGCCGACGCCGTCGTCCTGCCCTACCGGACGGCCACCGCCACCCAGAACGTGTGGCTGGCCCACGAGCACGGCGTCCCCGTCGTGGCCACGCGCGCCGGGACGCTCGCCGACCACGTGCGCGAGGGCGTCGACGGACTGCTGTGCGAGCCCGGCGACGCCGCGGACCTGGCCCGGGCGCTCAGCGCCCTCTACGCACCGGGGGAGGCCGAACGCCTGCGCGCGGGCGTCCGCCCGGTGGACCCGGCGCCGTACTGGCGGGCCTACGCCGACCGGCTCCTGAAGGCCTGA